The Salinicoccus sp. RF5 region CCCATTTCTGCAGTTCATTCATGAAAGGCTCCATTGCCTTGCCTTTGTCGGTAAGCATATACTCTATTCTGACCGGGGTTTCCGGGTAGACTTCACGCTTGACGATGCCTTCTTTCTCGAGTGTTTTCAAACGCTCCGAGAGGACACGGCCGCTGACGCCCATGGACGATTCAAGGTTGCAGAAACGTTTGGGTCCATCCATTAGCTGATGGATGATGAGTCCTGTCCACCTCTGGCCGAGAACGCCCATGGCATTTTCAAATTTAGGACAGATCGAATAATCCATATCATCACTCCTTGAAAAATAGTATACCTCTTTTCTCCCCCATATTACAAATGTTTGGGAAGCCGGGCTCGTTTAAATCGGGGGAGGGGCGTTTAAGCACATCTGAATCGGCTAAACATTATATGAAACCTGTATTATTAAGAACGAAAAAATAAATGGAGAAGGTGGATTTTAAATGAGTGCAAAAGATGATGCAATCGATAAGCATATGAAACATGTCATCAATTTCAGAAGGCGGCTTCACCAGGAGCCGGAGCTCAGCTTCAAGGAATTCGAGACGACGAAGCTTGTCGCTCATGGACTTGAAGATACACGCATCAAATTCTACGACCTGTCCGAGAAGACCGGACTGATCGGTATGCTCGAGAAGGATCCGAGCTATGAATACATCGGTGTACGTGCGGATATGGACGCATTGCCGATCACCGAGCAGACGGACCTCGCTTTCAAGTCTGAAAATGAAGGGGTCATGCATGCATGCGGTCACGATATCCATACGAGCATCATCTACGGCTTCGCAAAGGTCATAGACGACCTCTATGACGACCTGAAATATAACCTGGTCTTCATCTTCCAGCCTGCCGAAGAGACATTGGAAGGGGCGGAGTACATCAAACAGGAACTCAAGCGCCTCGAGATTCCAATCGACAAGATGATCATGTATCATACATGGCCGAACCTTGAGGAAGGCCTCGTCGGGTACAGGGAGGAAGAAATGATGGCGGGATCGATCGGCTTTGATGTGAAGCTGAAAGTGAAGGGCGGGCATGCGGCCCATCCGGAGAAGACGGCCGACCCGGTGTATCTTGCGACGAACATCATCCAGTTCATGCAAGGTGTCGCATCGCGCTTCAACAATCCGGCGACACCCGTCGTCATCACCGTCGGCCAGATCCATGCCGGAGAGAAGAACAATGTCATCCCGGATGAATGCAATTTTGGCGGTACCATCCGGAGCTTCTCGGAGAAGTCCCTGGAACTGGCGCAGG contains the following coding sequences:
- a CDS encoding helix-turn-helix domain-containing protein; the encoded protein is MDYSICPKFENAMGVLGQRWTGLIIHQLMDGPKRFCNLESSMGVSGRVLSERLKTLEKEGIVKREVYPETPVRIEYMLTDKGKAMEPFMNELQKWAEEWLDVPQNV
- a CDS encoding M20 family metallopeptidase; translated protein: MSAKDDAIDKHMKHVINFRRRLHQEPELSFKEFETTKLVAHGLEDTRIKFYDLSEKTGLIGMLEKDPSYEYIGVRADMDALPITEQTDLAFKSENEGVMHACGHDIHTSIIYGFAKVIDDLYDDLKYNLVFIFQPAEETLEGAEYIKQELKRLEIPIDKMIMYHTWPNLEEGLVGYREEEMMAGSIGFDVKLKVKGGHAAHPEKTADPVYLATNIIQFMQGVASRFNNPATPVVITVGQIHAGEKNNVIPDECNFGGTIRSFSEKSLELAQDMIENYTSGLMKMADAGCHVEFSRYCPPVINNPELVDDFINSGDDVKFHELKEPSMGSEDFAFYMQDYVGAAFRIGTMMKDEEKSGYSLHSPEIVFSEKSLETGIRALVNFATKAH